The DNA region CAATCGTCTCGCCCGCGATATCTCGAATTGGCCAGATTAATCGACCGCGGAACCGATCAAAAAGCCGGTCGCCGGAGCTGCCGGTGGAGAACATGCCGGTAAGTCGGAGTTCCTCGTCTGAATAGCCTTGGCCGCGCAAATGCTTGAGCAATCCGTCCCAACCTTGCGGCGCAAAGCCAACGCCAAACTGCTCTGCAGCTGCCCGGTCGAAGCCTCGACCAGAAAGGAATTGCCGGCCAGCCGCGGCTCCTGGCGTGAGTAGCTGATCCCGGAAGAATTCAGCGGCAACTTTATGCGCATCGAGCAGGCGTTGCCTGCGACCAGTTTCTTCGCGACGCGGTCCAGAACCGCCGTCTTCGTAATGCAACTCGAAACCGATCCGAGCCGCCAGCTTCTCTACCGTCTCGCTGAAGGAGAGGTGATCGACTTTTTGCACGAAAGAAATGACATCGCCGCCCTCACCACAACCAAAGCAGTGATAACGACCAACTTGCGGGCGGACGTTGAAGGAAGGGCTGCGTTCATCATGGAAAGGGCATAAACCCTTCCAGGAGCCCACGCCAGCGCTTTTGAGGGTCACATAGCCCTCAACGACCTCTTTGATATCGGTGCGGGCGCGGAGTTCCTCAATATCCTCTTGTTTGATCAGTCCGGCCACAGAATGAGTTTATGCCAAGGCTAGGACAAGCTGCGCCGCTAGCGTCAGGTCAACCGCTTATGCCAGGCCAAGGCCGACACATCGGTCAGCGAGGCTACCTGATCGATCACCGCGCGCAGCCGGCCAGCGTCGTCGGCTGCTTGACGCCAATCTGCCGCGAACATCGTCTCTAGATGCGCCTCGCCACCGGCTGCGAGCGCGCCAACCAGCTCGTGCAGCACCTCTTGTTGCCGCTGGTATATCGGGACTCGATTTTCGCTCGTCATGACAAAGGTCGTGGCTAGGCCCTTCATGGCCGCGATCTCGTGGATCGTTTCTTCTGGCACAACGACGTCGGCAGCAAATCTGGTCAGCGGCTGCGGCCCGTAAATGGCCCGGGTGGTGTCCAAAGCGCTCTGGCAGAACCGGCCAATCAACTGGCTAGTCATATTCTTCAACGCGGCCATTGAGGCACGAGTACCGTCCGCATGACGCACCCAAACTTCAGTTGCTTCCAGCCGAGCTAAAGCCGCATCAATCTTAGCTTCCTCGGCATGCGGTAAGTACCACTGCCGGGTATAGACAATTACTCTGGCCCTGGTATCTGAGTCGTCAAGATAGGACAGCTGAAAGTGACCCGCAACAATCGCATCTTCAACATCGTGCACGGAGTAGGAGATGTCATCAGCTAGATCCATCACCTGCGCCTCGATGCAGCTGTGGCCAGCTGGCGCGCCTTCTCGTAGCCAGGCGAAAATTGGTTCGTCGTCGGTGTAGACGCCAAATTTGCTACTGCGCTGGCCGTGAATCACTGGCGCATCAGCAGCTAGCCACGGGTACTTGCAGGCGGCATCTAGGCTAGCCTTGGTCAAGTTCAGCCCGGCCGAGAACCCGTCAGCGGTGAGCACTTTAGGTTCCAGCCGAGTCAATAACCGCAGGGTCTGCGCATTACCTTCAAAACCGCCGATGGCGTGCGCCAAGTCATTCAACGCAGATTCACCATTGTGGCCGAAGGGCGGATGGCCTAGGTCGTGTGCCAAACAAGCGGTATCGACGACGTCGGGGTCGCAGCCAAGAACTCGGCCCAATTCACGGCCCACTTGAGCTACTTCAAGCGAGTGCGTCAACCTCGTTCGGACAAAGTCGTCGGTGTCCGGGGCAACGACTTGGGTCTTGGCACCAAGACGGCGCAGCGCGGAGGAATGCAACACTCTAGCCCGGTCTCGCTCGAAAGGACTGCGGTAGCTTTTCTTGGCCTGCTCTTGAACAAATCGTGCCGCATCGTCAGCGGAGTAGCCGACGGTTTGCGTAGTTTCTGCCACGGATTCAGCCACCGGATACGTCCAATTCTGCCGCTGCGATATTGGCTTGTTGTTCTTCATTGAGGTCGCGCTCCGCCAACCAGTTATTTGGCAACGCGGTGCGCTTTGGCGTGCCAGCCCTGCCCCGTGGGCCTTCCGCGTCAACGCCAGGGTAGGGCGAGTCGGTATCCATTTGGTCTAATAATTCGCGCAGTGCCTCGAGTGTGCTCACCATCGCTAATTTGGTCCGCAGCTCGCTGCCAACAACGTAACCCTTGAAATACCAGGCCATATGTTTGCGAATGTCGCGCAACGCCTTACCTTCTTCGCCGAAAGTTTCGATGAGAAGTTGCGCGTGCCGGTAAACCGTGTCCGCTACTTGCTTGAGTCCAGGGCGGAACCGGCGGGAGTCGCCGTCGAACGCGGCCATCAAATCGCCAAAAAGCCAAGGCCGGCCTTGGCAACCGCGGCCAATGACCACACCGTCGATGCCGGTCTCGCGAACCATCCGGATAGCATCTTCGGCGCTCCAGATGTCGCCATTGCCGAGCACTGGAATATCGGTAACGGCCTCACGCAGTCTGGCAATTGCGGACCAATCAGCGGTGCCGGAATAGAACTGCGAGGCTGTCCGCCCGTGCAGAGCTACCGCGGCGACACCAGAATCCCGGGCAATTTTGCCGGCTTCCAGATACGTCAGGTGGTCATCGTCGATGCCTTTGCGCATCTTGATAGTCAGCGGAATATCGCCCTTCGATGCTTCGCGAACCGCGGTGCGCACGATCGAGGCGAAAAGTTCAGTCTTCCAGGGAAGCGCCGCCCCGCCGCCGCGACGAGTCACTTTCGCCACCGGGCAGCCGAAGTTCAGATCGATGTGGTCGGCGTGATCCTCCTCGACCAACATCCGCACCGCCTTGCCCACGGTAATCGGATCCACACCATACAGTTGCACGGAACGGACCTTCTCGTCTTCGTCATGCGAGATGATGCGCAAGCTTTCCGGCGTGCGCTCAACCAGGGCCCGCGAGGTGACCATTTCGGCCACGTACAAGCCGCCGCCGTACTCACGGCAGAGCCGTCGGAAAGCGGTGTTGGTAATTCCGGCCATGGGGGCCAAAACCACTGGGGTGTCCACAGTGATATTGCCTAGCCGGAGCGGCGGCAGTTCAAGCCGGTCAGTTGCTACTGGCACATCGATAACAGTCACGGTTCAATTCTCTCAAACCGGTCAAAATCGACCGCCATCTCCCGTTGAGGGGTCGTATTTTGACGCTAAAAGTGCTTTTTAGCGTCAAAATACGACCCCTCAACGGGAGGAATGCAGAGCTAACTACGACGGCGGACTACTGGGCGTCGTTGATCGTCCACATTTGATTCCGGTCGCCGCTGCGGCAACCTTCAGTGCGTAGCTGTTGTCCATGACCTTTATTGGTCAAGCACGAGCCATCCTGACCGCTCTGGATCTGAATTTGGCCCTGGCTACCGCCGGGCGCATCGGAAAAATTACATTGCTGGTTGGAGCCGCCGCCGTAGCCCCATTGTTGAATGTCGGTACCGGCGATGCTTTTGTCCAAGACCAAGGTGGAGCCGATGCTGCGGAAAATAAATCGGTTCTCGCTCCCCTGCCGGTACATCTGCCAGCGTTGGTTATTTCCCTTGGCGTAATCCCAAGAGTTCACTTTGGCGCCTTCTGGCTTAGTCGCGTTGGCATCAACGTCTACGGCCTGGCCATCAGCAACGCTTTTGAGCAAGACCGCGGGTGATTCCACATGCAAACTAGCCCACGGGTCACCGCCTAATCCGCCGCGTGTTGGTGGTTTGGACTTCACCGGATTCACGCCTCCAAGATCGGTGACTTTGACATAGTCAACCAACATTTGCGCTGGCATGCTGTTCAGATCTACCGAGCCGCCAAGAGTGCCGCAAATAGCGAGGTTAAGGATCAAGAAGAAAGGTTTATCGAAAACCCACTGCTTGCCACCTAGATCTTCTTTACCCACACTAAGGTACGGATTGTCATCCAGAAACCAAGTGATTCGATCCGGACCCCAGTCAACTCGGTAGGTGTGGAAAGAGTCGCTGAGTGGGCTCGACCTGGTAATTTCACCACCAATGCCATCACCGCCGCTGTAGCCGGGGCCATGCAGGGTGTCGAGCAATTGATGCGACCGATTGCCAACGTTTTCCATGATGTCGACTTAACCGGACTGCGGCCAGCCAGCGGAACCGATGTTCTCACCCAACATCCAAAATGCTGGCCAGGCACCCTTTTGGCCCGGAACTTTCACTCGAGCTTCAACTCGGCCATATTTGGCGGTAATTTTTCCTGCCGAATTCAATCGCGCCGAGGTTATTTCGCACGGCCAATAAAAACAATTCAATCCATTGGTATTATCTCGTCGGGCGGTAATAACCAGATTGCCATTGCCATCAAGCTTGGCGTTATCTGAGCTGTCCGTGTAATACTGCCGCTCGTTATTACCCCAGCCAGATCCGCCGGTCTCCATATTCCAGAATTGCGAGTTTGGCTTTGAGCCAGATCCGCCCTCAAAATTGTCGGTCCAGTTGGCCACCGCAGCTGCTGGCGCGGCATGAGGCGTCGCCACCGCTGATTGCGAGACTGCTACCGCCCCGGCAGCACCGAGCGAAATTGCGGCGGCAATCGAGGCCATTCGCACAATTGACTTTCTATCGATGAAATGACCCACAGCGAATCCTTCTGCTTGAGAAAATTATTCCAAAAGCAGGCTACCTCGATTATTAACACAAATTAGGAAAATTTGTTTAATTCATGAAATCAACAGAAAACTAAGTATTTACCATTAAGTAATTACTTAGTCTGCTAACTAGCCCAGCGAAAACGCTAGAGCAACCAACCGTTTTCCTCAGCCTGATGAGCTGCTTCTGCCCTAGTCCGTGCGCCGGTCTTACCCATTGCACTAGAAAAATAATTTCGCACGGTGCCCTCCGAAAGAAAGGTCGCTTTGGCAATATCCGCGACTGTTCCGCCCTGGGCAGCAGCGCGCAACACATCGGTTTCTCGTTCCGTCAGTGGGCTTTCCCGCTGGTAAGCGTTTCGGCAGCGAGCGTTGGATCCACCACTCGAAGCCCCGATTGAACCTTACGAACCGCCTCAGCAAGCTGCTTCGCGGGCGTATCTTTCACCACGAAACCGCTAGCACCAGCTTGCATTGCTCGCCGCAAATAACCCGGCCGGCCAAAGGTA from Renibacterium salmoninarum ATCC 33209 includes:
- a CDS encoding deoxyguanosinetriphosphate triphosphohydrolase, producing the protein MAESVAETTQTVGYSADDAARFVQEQAKKSYRSPFERDRARVLHSSALRRLGAKTQVVAPDTDDFVRTRLTHSLEVAQVGRELGRVLGCDPDVVDTACLAHDLGHPPFGHNGESALNDLAHAIGGFEGNAQTLRLLTRLEPKVLTADGFSAGLNLTKASLDAACKYPWLAADAPVIHGQRSSKFGVYTDDEPIFAWLREGAPAGHSCIEAQVMDLADDISYSVHDVEDAIVAGHFQLSYLDDSDTRARVIVYTRQWYLPHAEEAKIDAALARLEATEVWVRHADGTRASMAALKNMTSQLIGRFCQSALDTTRAIYGPQPLTRFAADVVVPEETIHEIAAMKGLATTFVMTSENRVPIYQRQQEVLHELVGALAAGGEAHLETMFAADWRQAADDAGRLRAVIDQVASLTDVSALAWHKRLT
- the dusB gene encoding tRNA dihydrouridine synthase DusB, with the protein product MTVIDVPVATDRLELPPLRLGNITVDTPVVLAPMAGITNTAFRRLCREYGGGLYVAEMVTSRALVERTPESLRIISHDEDEKVRSVQLYGVDPITVGKAVRMLVEEDHADHIDLNFGCPVAKVTRRGGGAALPWKTELFASIVRTAVREASKGDIPLTIKMRKGIDDDHLTYLEAGKIARDSGVAAVALHGRTASQFYSGTADWSAIARLREAVTDIPVLGNGDIWSAEDAIRMVRETGIDGVVIGRGCQGRPWLFGDLMAAFDGDSRRFRPGLKQVADTVYRHAQLLIETFGEEGKALRDIRKHMAWYFKGYVVGSELRTKLAMVSTLEALRELLDQMDTDSPYPGVDAEGPRGRAGTPKRTALPNNWLAERDLNEEQQANIAAAELDVSGG
- a CDS encoding RICIN domain-containing protein, whose protein sequence is MPAQMLVDYVKVTDLGGVNPVKSKPPTRGGLGGDPWASLHVESPAVLLKSVADGQAVDVDANATKPEGAKVNSWDYAKGNNQRWQMYRQGSENRFIFRSIGSTLVLDKSIAGTDIQQWGYGGGSNQQCNFSDAPGGSQGQIQIQSGQDGSCLTNKGHGQQLRTEGCRSGDRNQMWTINDAQ